The following are from one region of the Methanospirillum hungatei genome:
- a CDS encoding ABC transporter ATP-binding protein translates to MKICFKNVEFSYSSEKILDDICLDLGHSKLICILGPNGVGKSTLLHCMNRIISPQKGVILLNGKEVAHMNINEIARQIGFVPQERDDIPALTVMDVVLLGRHPHSKLSSAKNDLDIVSNILHFMDLEDIALRYIDELSGGQRQKVFIARGLAQMPEVLLLDEPTSNLDIRHQLEVMEMLRGLVDYGKLQIVLVSHDLNMSMRYADQVIIMKDGKIFTAGDPRNVITRDVIQSVYGVHSLVMHSDVNPYIVPLSSTKEGLSRNLNELGKILTGAYSSGT, encoded by the coding sequence ATGAAAATCTGTTTTAAAAACGTTGAATTTTCCTATTCAAGTGAGAAGATCCTTGATGATATCTGCCTGGATTTAGGACACTCAAAGCTGATTTGCATACTCGGACCGAATGGAGTTGGTAAATCAACGCTCCTTCACTGCATGAACCGGATAATTTCTCCTCAAAAAGGAGTCATCCTTTTGAATGGGAAAGAAGTCGCTCATATGAACATCAATGAGATCGCCAGACAGATTGGGTTTGTTCCCCAGGAACGTGACGATATTCCTGCTCTGACGGTGATGGATGTTGTACTTCTCGGGCGTCACCCTCATTCCAAACTTTCTTCTGCAAAAAATGATCTTGATATTGTCTCTAACATTCTACACTTTATGGACTTAGAAGATATCGCTCTCCGGTATATTGATGAACTCAGCGGGGGACAACGACAAAAGGTATTCATTGCACGGGGTCTCGCCCAGATGCCAGAAGTTCTCCTGCTTGATGAACCCACCTCAAATCTTGATATCCGGCATCAGTTAGAGGTTATGGAGATGTTAAGAGGGCTTGTTGATTATGGAAAACTGCAGATCGTTTTGGTCAGTCATGATCTGAATATGTCAATGCGATATGCCGACCAGGTAATTATCATGAAAGATGGGAAGATCTTTACGGCAGGAGATCCAAGGAACGTAATTACCAGAGATGTAATTCAATCCGTCTATGGTGTCCATTCTTTAGTTATGCATTCTGATGTTAATCCATATATTGTACCCTTGTCATCCACAAAAGAGGGATTAAGCAGAAATTTAAACGAACTGGGAAAAATCCTTACCGGAGCGTATTCATCCGGCACCTGA
- a CDS encoding lysylphosphatidylglycerol synthase transmembrane domain-containing protein — protein sequence MDTRKLWIYGSFAFSAIVLVIILFSTFNEETFQYLKHFNIYFLGLAIGLRFISFGLWAQRIKVLCLALGHKITFQTCYLAVIANLLVAAITPSSAGGEPIRIHELYKSGMKVGDATAVVITERFLDAIILVILAVAALLLMWDVIVGLGDAFVAVIFLSIGLLLFFDLVLILAGKYPVQVKTRIMRLLNWIGRRFPSASITKLITRTDEEYDHFTSGLVSFAGCGKAGVMQGFFFSLLFWISEFVVASVILMGLGLPPSLGNSIFAQIIIALVSMIPLTPGASGIAEISATSLYALFVPTAILGVFILLWRLIMFYLNVLLGLVGTILIVKREVTSEN from the coding sequence GTGGATACGCGAAAACTTTGGATTTACGGTTCTTTTGCATTTAGTGCTATTGTTTTAGTCATTATTCTCTTCTCAACCTTCAATGAAGAGACATTCCAATATTTAAAGCATTTTAATATTTACTTTTTAGGTCTTGCGATAGGATTACGGTTTATATCCTTCGGACTTTGGGCTCAAAGAATTAAGGTTCTGTGTCTTGCACTCGGGCACAAAATTACTTTTCAAACTTGTTACCTGGCAGTCATTGCCAACCTTCTGGTAGCAGCAATAACACCAAGTTCTGCCGGAGGTGAACCAATCAGGATTCATGAGTTATACAAATCAGGGATGAAAGTAGGTGATGCAACTGCTGTAGTGATAACTGAACGTTTTTTGGATGCCATTATTCTCGTCATCCTTGCAGTTGCAGCACTTCTATTAATGTGGGACGTAATTGTAGGACTTGGTGATGCATTTGTTGCAGTCATCTTTTTATCTATCGGGCTTTTGTTGTTCTTTGATCTGGTATTGATACTTGCAGGGAAATATCCGGTTCAGGTAAAAACCAGGATCATGCGACTTCTCAACTGGATTGGAAGGCGGTTCCCATCAGCTTCAATAACGAAATTAATCACAAGAACAGATGAGGAGTATGATCATTTCACTTCAGGGCTTGTATCATTTGCAGGATGCGGAAAAGCAGGAGTCATGCAGGGATTTTTCTTCTCACTTCTCTTCTGGATCTCTGAGTTTGTTGTTGCCTCTGTTATCCTCATGGGTCTTGGTCTTCCACCGTCTCTTGGAAATTCAATATTTGCCCAGATAATCATCGCTCTTGTGAGTATGATCCCACTTACTCCGGGAGCATCAGGAATTGCAGAGATTTCTGCTACTTCACTTTATGCTCTCTTTGTCCCGACAGCCATTCTTGGCGTTTTCATCCTGTTATGGAGACTTATCATGTTCTATCTGAATGTTCTGCTCGGACTTGTCGGCACCATTCTCATTGTAAAACGAGAGGTTACGAGTGAAAACTAA
- the htpX gene encoding zinc metalloprotease HtpX, producing the protein MKWKRDTGLSGRIFLTWILLLFVYLVFMGVLMALGLPSGFIIVIAVGMGLVQYFFSDKLVMMTTGARVIEADEYPDLHRMVEKLCTDADLPKPRIAVMQSPMPNAFATGRSPHHAVVAVTDSIMATLNKPELEAVLAHELSHIKNRDILTMTIASFVAMIASMIMNNFLFASIFNREQGGAWIIAGIVAAVVWVIATLLMMALSRYREFAADRGAAFITQDPDALISALQKISGKVDRVPAQAKVAAEGANAFYIIPAISGKSLAALFSTHPALEKRIENLEKVRKEIRGY; encoded by the coding sequence ATGAAATGGAAACGAGATACCGGCCTGTCCGGTAGAATATTTTTAACCTGGATTCTGCTCTTATTCGTTTATCTAGTCTTTATGGGAGTCCTTATGGCTCTTGGTCTCCCTTCAGGATTTATTATCGTCATAGCGGTAGGAATGGGCCTTGTTCAGTATTTCTTCTCTGATAAACTGGTGATGATGACGACCGGTGCCAGAGTTATCGAAGCAGATGAATACCCGGATCTGCACCGGATGGTTGAGAAATTATGTACTGATGCGGACTTACCAAAACCAAGAATTGCAGTGATGCAGTCCCCAATGCCAAATGCGTTCGCAACGGGAAGAAGTCCTCATCATGCAGTGGTCGCAGTCACAGACTCCATTATGGCTACCCTGAATAAACCAGAACTGGAAGCAGTCCTGGCTCATGAGCTCTCCCACATTAAAAACCGTGACATCCTGACGATGACCATTGCAAGTTTTGTTGCGATGATCGCATCCATGATAATGAACAACTTCCTTTTCGCTTCTATATTCAACAGGGAACAGGGAGGTGCCTGGATTATCGCAGGTATAGTTGCTGCCGTTGTCTGGGTAATTGCAACCCTCCTGATGATGGCATTGTCCAGATACCGGGAATTTGCAGCAGACAGAGGAGCAGCATTTATAACTCAGGACCCTGATGCTCTCATCTCTGCATTACAAAAGATTAGTGGGAAGGTGGACCGTGTTCCAGCCCAGGCAAAGGTTGCTGCGGAGGGAGCAAATGCATTCTATATTATCCCTGCAATTTCGGGAAAATCACTTGCAGCACTATTTTCAACTCATCCCGCACTTGAAAAGCGGATTGAAAACCTGGAGAAAGTCAGAAAAGAGATCCGGGGATATTAA
- a CDS encoding ABC transporter substrate-binding protein, with product MSKKIVLRARLLVALMVLGLIFGAVDASSQDFGDKMSSITLTVYGNANGDLVIDEQDIDYINGIIAGNKEKTILADANLDGVISEDDIKQIQAIMDHTATKLHYVDIDGQDSSVTLPVESIVVSYTKYAEIVRVLGAADKIIGIDDAIAKYPTFFPELCNLPSFGDRFKPDAEKILALKPDVFYTGTRNSYDPELENKLAGIDVVRLPSWESGKTISGILVLSYILGKEDKAYEYLKWHDDILHDIQTRVGAIPEDEKVTVLLDSVGNKARGVGSGDLENSEIAGAVNIGRELDEGIYPVYDTEWAIQKDPDHIISIITAGYNANITPLKERLDLVKDTFRVTSSAKNDNIHVLAFDITNGASYLVSIAYEAKWFYPELFEDLNPQKIHQDYIDRFCGISLDVSNYGFAL from the coding sequence ATGTCAAAAAAAATTGTTTTGAGAGCTCGACTTCTTGTCGCATTGATGGTATTAGGATTGATATTCGGAGCAGTTGATGCATCATCGCAGGATTTCGGGGACAAGATGTCATCTATTACCCTTACGGTGTATGGAAATGCGAATGGAGATCTGGTGATAGATGAACAGGACATTGACTACATTAATGGAATAATTGCCGGAAATAAAGAGAAGACGATTCTTGCAGATGCAAATTTGGATGGAGTAATATCTGAAGACGACATCAAGCAGATCCAGGCAATTATGGATCATACGGCGACAAAATTGCATTATGTTGATATTGACGGACAGGATAGTTCTGTCACCCTGCCTGTTGAATCAATCGTAGTATCCTACACAAAATATGCAGAAATTGTTCGTGTCCTTGGAGCTGCAGATAAAATAATTGGTATTGATGATGCAATTGCCAAATATCCTACGTTCTTTCCAGAGTTATGTAACCTGCCATCTTTTGGTGACCGCTTTAAACCGGATGCCGAGAAGATATTAGCCCTCAAGCCAGATGTTTTCTACACCGGAACTCGTAATTCATATGATCCAGAATTAGAGAATAAATTAGCAGGTATTGACGTAGTTCGTCTTCCATCATGGGAGTCTGGAAAGACCATATCAGGTATCCTCGTTCTCAGTTATATCCTTGGGAAAGAAGACAAGGCATATGAATACCTGAAATGGCATGATGATATCCTCCATGACATTCAGACCAGGGTGGGAGCCATTCCTGAAGATGAAAAAGTAACAGTCCTGTTAGACTCTGTCGGAAATAAAGCACGGGGAGTTGGAAGCGGTGACTTAGAGAACTCAGAGATAGCTGGAGCGGTGAACATCGGAAGAGAACTTGATGAAGGAATTTATCCGGTGTATGACACAGAATGGGCCATTCAAAAAGATCCTGACCATATCATCAGCATCATAACAGCTGGATACAATGCAAATATTACTCCGCTCAAGGAACGTCTTGACCTGGTGAAAGATACATTCCGTGTCACCAGTTCGGCGAAAAATGATAATATTCACGTTCTCGCATTTGATATCACCAATGGAGCCTCCTATCTGGTTTCAATTGCATACGAAGCAAAATGGTTCTATCCTGAGCTCTTTGAAGATCTCAATCCACAGAAGATTCACCAGGACTATATCGACAGATTTTGCGGTATTTCACTGGATGTATCCAACTATGGGTTTGCATTATGA
- a CDS encoding FecCD family ABC transporter permease, translating to MSLGSYGLSFIESYQVLLSRLLHLSDPETVKEHVIMNIRLPRIIGGILAGIGLAVAGSAMQGIMKNPLADPYTTGISTGAGFGAAVAIIGGIGAMFGDVAIILNAFIFSLIPMFVIMSLSKMRKPTPSMMILAGIATMYIFSAMTTLMMISADANDVQSVYMWTVGTLDKVTWNVIPYMLISVVFGCLLLVWKAKELNVMSIGDEGAVGLGVNVEKTRKITLFAISITAATIVSFTGVIGFVGMISPHVVRMFLGSDHRYLIPASGLFGATLLMMADGVARTIVAPTILPVGVITAFIGGPLFLYLIICRKKEIW from the coding sequence ATGAGCCTCGGTTCATATGGGCTTTCTTTCATTGAATCATATCAGGTTCTTTTAAGCCGTCTTTTGCACCTGAGTGATCCGGAAACCGTAAAGGAACATGTAATCATGAATATCCGGCTTCCCAGGATTATTGGGGGAATCCTGGCAGGGATAGGGTTAGCAGTCGCCGGATCAGCAATGCAAGGGATTATGAAAAACCCTCTCGCTGATCCATACACGACCGGAATCTCTACAGGGGCAGGATTTGGAGCTGCTGTTGCAATAATCGGGGGTATAGGAGCCATGTTTGGGGATGTAGCCATCATTTTGAATGCATTCATCTTTTCCCTGATACCCATGTTTGTGATAATGTCGCTTTCAAAAATGAGAAAACCAACCCCATCAATGATGATTCTTGCTGGAATTGCCACGATGTACATTTTTAGTGCGATGACAACCCTGATGATGATCTCCGCAGATGCCAATGATGTTCAGAGTGTGTACATGTGGACAGTAGGGACGTTAGATAAGGTAACCTGGAATGTCATTCCCTATATGCTCATTTCTGTCGTGTTTGGATGTCTCCTGCTGGTTTGGAAAGCAAAAGAACTCAATGTCATGAGTATTGGTGATGAAGGAGCAGTGGGTCTTGGTGTGAACGTAGAAAAAACCCGAAAGATCACATTGTTTGCAATTTCTATAACGGCAGCCACCATTGTAAGTTTTACTGGTGTGATAGGTTTTGTCGGGATGATTTCTCCTCATGTGGTCAGGATGTTTCTTGGTTCAGATCACCGGTATCTCATTCCGGCATCAGGATTATTTGGAGCTACATTATTAATGATGGCTGATGGGGTCGCACGGACTATTGTTGCTCCGACAATTTTACCGGTAGGAGTAATTACTGCGTTTATTGGCGGTCCACTTTTTTTGTACCTGATAATATGCAGAAAGAAGGAAATATGGTAG
- a CDS encoding DUF6398 domain-containing protein, whose product MIDAFCDERLDDEYAEICRYVAGKLARNRDCQVLRGKIPIWAFGIIYAVGQINFLFDTSFELYQLADDICSYFGTSKSTVS is encoded by the coding sequence ATGATTGATGCATTCTGTGATGAGAGGCTGGATGATGAATATGCAGAGATCTGCCGGTATGTTGCAGGTAAACTTGCACGAAACCGTGATTGCCAGGTTTTGAGGGGAAAGATACCGATCTGGGCATTTGGAATCATCTATGCTGTCGGACAAATAAATTTCCTCTTTGATACATCGTTTGAGCTCTATCAGTTGGCTGATGATATCTGCTCGTATTTTGGCACAAGCAAAAGTACTGTATCATAA
- a CDS encoding class I SAM-dependent methyltransferase yields MKEEIADAWTNQSFGYSKFVQTGLSKRYEREGWQTIFSGELGTKKLKVLDVGTGPGVVALQLAYLGHDVTGVDNSDGMLKEAIENCKRFKQSIEFQKGDAESLPFPDNSFDAVVSKFALWTIPHPEKALHEWYRVVKPGGKVVYIDGNWYTDLKNSWFRRRWSDLSKLLILITEFRNPYSHGFEDETRLNLWSSHAIRPSADLEMMKEVGFIDITAKEGLKRRVLSGTRLIKHGYWKDYFLVSGVKGKIDNDL; encoded by the coding sequence ATGAAAGAAGAGATAGCAGATGCATGGACAAACCAGTCATTCGGGTATAGTAAATTTGTCCAGACAGGTCTTTCCAAGCGATATGAGCGGGAAGGATGGCAAACCATTTTTTCAGGGGAACTCGGGACTAAAAAATTAAAAGTTCTTGATGTAGGGACCGGTCCTGGAGTTGTAGCTTTACAACTGGCATATCTTGGTCATGATGTCACCGGGGTAGACAATTCTGATGGGATGCTCAAAGAAGCGATTGAGAATTGTAAACGATTCAAACAATCAATTGAATTTCAAAAGGGAGATGCAGAGTCCCTCCCATTTCCTGATAACTCCTTTGATGCAGTTGTGAGCAAGTTTGCATTATGGACGATACCACATCCAGAAAAAGCCTTACACGAATGGTATCGTGTGGTAAAACCTGGGGGAAAGGTTGTGTATATTGATGGAAACTGGTATACGGATCTCAAAAATTCCTGGTTCAGACGCAGATGGAGCGATTTATCTAAATTGTTGATATTGATTACCGAATTTCGAAATCCTTACTCACATGGATTCGAAGATGAAACCCGCCTGAATTTATGGTCCTCTCATGCAATCCGTCCATCTGCTGATCTAGAAATGATGAAAGAAGTGGGTTTTATTGATATCACTGCAAAAGAAGGTTTGAAAAGGCGTGTATTAAGTGGGACCCGGCTCATCAAACATGGGTACTGGAAGGACTATTTCCTTGTCAGCGGTGTGAAAGGGAAGATAGACAACGATTTATAA
- a CDS encoding small multi-drug export protein, with amino-acid sequence MKLSEWMDSTRLTEHQHKIHRVLLFAIPFILGSLLILTLWIMYDYQQFIQIVSLIFLYFIPPAGKESIIPAAIALGFSWQVVCFVFTYVDMVLCTFMLWNFDVVCRIPILGRWISFLVQNGSNYLSKHRWIERFCFIGLATFVFLPLQGSGSIGGSILGRILGMNPSKIFSAVLAGTILQSYIIGMSMFAIQEYLDVNLWYLVIPVLVLVFIMSTFSFMVYLFRKKSKNRVR; translated from the coding sequence ATGAAACTTTCGGAATGGATGGATAGTACACGATTAACTGAACATCAACATAAAATCCATCGTGTATTATTATTCGCAATACCGTTTATCCTTGGATCTCTCCTCATCCTTACCCTCTGGATAATGTATGATTATCAGCAGTTTATTCAGATAGTCAGCCTCATTTTTCTCTATTTCATTCCTCCAGCAGGAAAAGAGTCAATAATTCCTGCAGCAATTGCATTAGGATTCTCATGGCAGGTTGTCTGCTTTGTCTTCACCTATGTAGATATGGTATTATGCACTTTTATGCTCTGGAATTTTGACGTTGTCTGCAGAATTCCCATATTAGGGAGATGGATCTCTTTTCTGGTTCAGAATGGCAGTAATTATCTCTCAAAACATCGGTGGATAGAGCGTTTCTGCTTTATTGGCCTGGCTACTTTTGTTTTTCTTCCCTTGCAGGGATCAGGATCTATTGGAGGTTCAATCCTGGGAAGAATACTTGGGATGAATCCCTCTAAAATTTTTTCAGCGGTTTTGGCAGGGACTATTCTGCAAAGTTATATCATCGGGATGTCGATGTTTGCGATACAAGAATACTTGGATGTAAACCTCTGGTATTTGGTAATTCCAGTCCTCGTACTTGTGTTTATTATGTCTACATTTTCTTTTATGGTTTACCTGTTCAGGAAAAAAAGTAAAAATAGGGTTCGTTAA
- a CDS encoding winged helix-turn-helix transcriptional regulator, translating into MHYSNIGFALGFFLITLGIPLDGYAPEPRNALLDESEKEQSPSQTAGSEHHQKSRHPFHWIWNDFLSDNDVLSRIVRERVSGYRRITATNVLEHETRKKIFALICDNPGIDLTRLAILSKSNENTLRYHIDRLAETKCISIFDQGKSYHFFENHNTFSMKEQLFLSRSSSGLTGKILTLVQHNPGITRRDIAECLGIASPTVTRTVRHLVYEGCIRLVKDGKYTRHYISRENQQNNLN; encoded by the coding sequence ATGCATTACTCCAATATTGGTTTTGCATTAGGATTTTTTCTTATCACTCTGGGTATTCCCTTGGACGGATATGCTCCGGAACCTAGAAATGCTCTGCTGGACGAATCTGAAAAAGAACAATCTCCATCTCAAACAGCAGGGTCTGAACATCATCAAAAAAGCAGGCACCCATTTCATTGGATATGGAATGATTTTCTATCAGATAACGATGTATTGAGCAGGATAGTCCGGGAACGGGTATCGGGGTACAGAAGAATTACAGCAACAAATGTTCTGGAACATGAAACAAGAAAGAAAATATTTGCCCTTATTTGTGATAATCCGGGAATTGATCTGACAAGACTTGCTATCTTATCTAAAAGTAATGAAAACACATTAAGATACCACATCGATCGCCTGGCTGAAACTAAGTGTATCTCAATATTTGACCAGGGAAAATCATACCATTTCTTTGAAAACCACAATACCTTTTCAATGAAGGAGCAATTGTTCCTCTCCCGGTCTTCATCAGGACTTACAGGAAAAATCCTCACCCTGGTACAACACAATCCGGGAATTACAAGGAGAGATATCGCAGAATGCCTGGGAATTGCAAGCCCGACGGTGACTCGAACAGTCAGGCACCTGGTTTATGAAGGATGCATTCGGTTAGTAAAAGATGGGAAATATACCAGGCATTATATTTCAAGAGAAAATCAGCAAAATAATCTCAATTAA
- a CDS encoding calcium-translocating P-type ATPase, PMCA-type, with protein sequence MIPLQDLAQYGKDGLSSESVLESRTKYGKNELTPPKRIPVWKQYLEKYQDPIIRILLVAVVLSAVVALLEGNSLIDTIGIALAVILATTIAFLTEYRSNREFDALNAMREDTAVKVIRNNSPSTIPMRDVVVGDAILLEAGDMVPADGYLLVASDIETDESAFTGESEPVKKNDHDVILKGSYITNGRGTMIAAAVGDLTKMGMIASSLIEGTRPETPLQVKLKDLAHLISKFGYFMAGLIIALVLAQEFLSGAPPQTPLEIFSVLLHACMFAVVIIVVSVPEGLPVSVTVSLALTMGKMTRAKSLVRRMIACETVGSVTVICTDKTGTLTMNQMEVAASSIEVPEEIKGYPSAPAEWITLNAAVNSTAELEHSGGKMITVGNSTEAALLRWLHRAGIAYPDIRKAIPPVHQDFFNSKKKQMSTIVQFGDKQVILVKGAPEIIASRCSPAPDLKNLHHLAERAMRTLAFAHGTLSPQGDEPGALIWDGYVGIRDEVRPDVPEAVKTCNNAGITVKMVTGDSPETGAAIARETGILTSGSIMTGPEFRELSEEKRREVVRDIQVLARSEPHDKLLLVKALQSNGDVVAVTGDGTNDAPALRNADVGLAMGIAGTEVAREASDIILLDDSFPTIERAVWWGRALFENIQRFLIFQLTINISAAILTFTAPLLGLKPPFTIIQLLWINIIMDSLAALALCSEAPHPALMSKKPIPRTASVITPYMKRAILITAGIYIVAGIAGLWAGLPCMETPEQQATAFFAGFVLAQVWNGINCRGINGIMPPLFKGNPVFYGIMGLIVVIQIIIVQFGGEIFDTVPLSPVQWVVIGLGTMPVLLIWPLLRIITHKSVRSE encoded by the coding sequence ATGATCCCATTGCAGGACCTGGCTCAGTATGGAAAAGACGGATTATCATCAGAATCTGTTCTGGAATCACGAACAAAATATGGGAAAAATGAACTTACTCCCCCAAAACGGATTCCGGTCTGGAAACAATACTTGGAAAAATACCAGGATCCGATAATCCGGATTCTACTTGTTGCCGTTGTCCTTTCTGCAGTTGTTGCTCTCTTGGAAGGCAATAGTCTCATCGACACTATAGGAATCGCACTTGCAGTCATATTAGCAACGACCATAGCATTTTTAACCGAATACCGGAGTAACCGGGAGTTTGACGCATTAAATGCGATGCGGGAGGATACCGCAGTCAAGGTAATCAGAAATAACAGCCCCTCCACCATTCCGATGAGGGATGTTGTTGTTGGTGATGCCATACTCCTGGAAGCAGGCGATATGGTTCCGGCAGACGGGTACCTTCTGGTTGCATCTGACATAGAAACAGATGAATCAGCCTTTACCGGTGAGAGCGAGCCGGTTAAGAAGAATGATCATGATGTTATTCTGAAAGGATCGTATATCACCAACGGCAGAGGAACAATGATTGCAGCGGCTGTCGGTGATTTGACAAAAATGGGGATGATAGCCTCATCGCTGATAGAGGGAACACGACCCGAAACCCCGCTCCAGGTAAAACTGAAAGATTTGGCACACCTGATAAGCAAATTCGGGTATTTCATGGCAGGACTTATCATCGCCCTGGTCCTGGCCCAGGAATTTTTATCCGGTGCCCCTCCGCAAACTCCGCTTGAGATCTTCTCTGTCCTTTTGCATGCCTGTATGTTTGCGGTTGTCATCATCGTTGTCTCGGTTCCGGAAGGTCTCCCGGTCAGTGTTACCGTATCACTTGCCCTTACCATGGGGAAGATGACCAGGGCAAAAAGTCTTGTCAGACGGATGATTGCCTGTGAGACAGTAGGTTCGGTCACGGTTATCTGCACAGACAAAACCGGAACACTCACGATGAACCAGATGGAGGTTGCGGCATCATCCATCGAAGTTCCAGAGGAAATAAAGGGGTATCCATCAGCTCCTGCCGAATGGATTACTCTGAATGCTGCCGTAAACAGCACAGCAGAGCTTGAACACTCCGGTGGAAAAATGATAACCGTCGGAAACTCTACTGAAGCTGCTCTTCTTCGCTGGCTTCATCGGGCAGGAATCGCATATCCGGATATCAGAAAGGCGATACCACCAGTACATCAGGATTTTTTCAACTCAAAGAAAAAACAGATGTCTACCATTGTCCAATTCGGAGATAAACAGGTTATCCTGGTGAAAGGTGCTCCAGAGATCATTGCATCACGGTGCAGCCCTGCCCCGGATCTAAAGAATCTTCACCACCTGGCAGAACGGGCAATGAGAACGCTGGCATTTGCACATGGCACACTCAGCCCGCAAGGAGATGAACCAGGGGCACTCATCTGGGACGGGTATGTCGGTATCAGGGATGAAGTCAGACCCGATGTCCCGGAAGCTGTGAAAACCTGTAATAATGCAGGAATCACGGTAAAAATGGTCACCGGTGACAGCCCTGAGACTGGTGCAGCCATAGCCAGAGAGACCGGTATTCTGACCTCTGGATCCATCATGACCGGGCCAGAGTTCAGGGAATTATCTGAAGAAAAAAGAAGGGAAGTGGTCAGGGATATCCAGGTTCTTGCCAGGTCAGAGCCTCATGACAAATTGCTCTTAGTAAAAGCCCTTCAGTCAAACGGAGATGTTGTCGCTGTTACTGGTGACGGAACAAATGATGCCCCGGCTCTTCGGAATGCTGATGTCGGTCTCGCAATGGGTATTGCAGGAACCGAGGTGGCAAGAGAAGCTAGTGACATTATTCTTCTGGATGATTCTTTCCCGACTATTGAGCGGGCAGTATGGTGGGGGAGAGCATTATTTGAAAATATCCAGCGGTTTTTGATATTCCAGCTGACCATTAACATATCTGCTGCAATCCTGACATTTACCGCTCCACTTCTTGGATTAAAACCACCATTTACGATTATCCAACTTCTCTGGATTAATATCATCATGGATTCGCTTGCAGCTCTGGCTCTCTGCTCTGAGGCACCTCACCCGGCCCTGATGAGCAAAAAACCAATCCCACGAACTGCATCGGTTATCACCCCGTATATGAAACGTGCAATTCTCATAACTGCCGGGATATACATTGTCGCTGGAATTGCCGGATTATGGGCAGGTCTTCCATGTATGGAGACACCTGAACAGCAGGCAACAGCATTCTTTGCAGGATTTGTACTTGCACAGGTCTGGAATGGTATTAACTGCCGGGGGATTAATGGGATCATGCCCCCCTTGTTCAAAGGAAACCCGGTCTTCTATGGGATAATGGGACTTATTGTTGTGATTCAGATAATCATCGTGCAGTTTGGAGGAGAGATATTTGATACCGTGCCATTAAGTCCGGTTCAATGGGTTGTCATTGGCCTTGGGACTATGCCTGTATTATTGATCTGGCCGCTGCTCCGGATAATTACACACAAATCAGTTCGGTCTGAATAA